The following proteins are encoded in a genomic region of Xanthomonas cassavae CFBP 4642:
- the tssC gene encoding type VI secretion system contractile sheath large subunit, with amino-acid sequence MSATEAALASSSAETAEQGDFAALLTREFRPKSERAKEEVEAAVRTLAEQVLARSDVVGEDVSQTIKAYIAEIDRTLTEQLNQILHHADLQQLEGAWRGLHYLVNNTETDQQLKIRVLNISKKELGKVLKRYKGTAWDQSPIFKKVYEQEYGQLGGEPYGCLVGDYYFDQSPPDVELLNGIAQVAAAAHAPFIAAAAPKLMGMDNWNELSNPRDLAKIFSTPDYAAWRSLRESEDSKYIGLAMPRTLSRLPYGAATSPVEEFDFEEETTGADSSKYTWQNAAYAMAVNINRSFKQYGWCSRIRGIESGGAVEGLPAHTFPTDDGGVDMKCPTEVAITDRRSAELDKMGLMPLVHRKNSDMAAFISAQSLNKPDEYDDPDATANAALGARLPYMFACCRFAHYLKCIVRDKIGSFSSREQMQSWLGKWILNYVDGDPANSSEEYKASHPLAAAEVVVDEVEGAPGYYTSKFFLKPHYQLEGLTVSLRLVSRLPSQAKA; translated from the coding sequence ATGTCCGCAACCGAAGCCGCACTGGCCAGCAGCAGCGCCGAAACGGCCGAGCAAGGCGATTTTGCCGCCCTGCTCACTCGCGAGTTCCGCCCCAAGAGCGAGCGCGCCAAGGAAGAAGTGGAAGCAGCGGTCCGCACGCTGGCCGAGCAGGTGCTCGCGCGCAGCGACGTGGTCGGCGAAGACGTCTCGCAGACCATCAAGGCCTACATCGCCGAGATCGACCGCACGCTCACCGAACAGCTCAACCAGATCCTGCATCACGCCGATCTGCAGCAGCTGGAAGGCGCCTGGCGCGGCCTGCATTACCTGGTCAATAACACCGAGACCGACCAGCAGCTCAAGATCCGCGTGCTGAACATCAGCAAGAAGGAACTGGGCAAGGTACTCAAGCGCTACAAGGGCACCGCCTGGGATCAGAGCCCGATCTTCAAGAAGGTCTACGAGCAGGAATACGGCCAGCTCGGTGGCGAACCGTATGGCTGCCTGGTCGGCGACTATTACTTCGACCAGAGCCCGCCGGATGTGGAGCTGCTCAATGGCATCGCGCAGGTGGCGGCCGCCGCGCATGCGCCCTTCATTGCCGCCGCCGCGCCCAAGCTGATGGGCATGGACAACTGGAACGAGCTGTCCAACCCGCGCGATCTGGCCAAGATCTTCTCCACGCCCGATTACGCGGCATGGCGCTCGCTGCGCGAATCGGAAGACTCCAAGTACATCGGCCTGGCGATGCCACGCACGCTCTCACGTCTGCCCTACGGCGCAGCCACCAGCCCGGTGGAAGAATTCGATTTCGAAGAAGAAACCACCGGCGCTGACTCGTCCAAGTACACCTGGCAGAACGCCGCCTACGCGATGGCGGTGAACATCAATCGCTCGTTCAAGCAGTACGGATGGTGCTCGCGCATTCGCGGCATTGAATCCGGCGGTGCGGTTGAAGGCCTGCCTGCGCATACCTTCCCCACCGACGACGGTGGCGTGGACATGAAGTGCCCTACCGAAGTGGCGATCACCGACCGCCGCTCGGCCGAGCTGGACAAGATGGGCCTGATGCCGTTGGTACATCGCAAGAACTCGGACATGGCCGCCTTCATCAGCGCGCAGTCCTTGAACAAGCCCGACGAATACGACGACCCGGATGCCACCGCCAACGCAGCGTTGGGTGCACGCCTGCCGTACATGTTCGCGTGCTGCCGGTTTGCGCATTACCTCAAGTGCATCGTGCGCGACAAGATCGGCAGCTTCAGTAGTCGCGAGCAAATGCAGAGTTGGCTAGGCAAATGGATCTTGAACTACGTGGACGGCGATCCAGCCAATTCAAGCGAGGAATACAAGGCCAGCCACCCGTTGGCTGCGGCCGAAGTGGTGGTGGATGAAGTGGAGGGAGCTCCGGGCTACTACACCTCCAAGTTCTTCCTGAAGCCGCATTACCAACTGGAAGGCTTGACCGTCTCTCTGCGGTTGGTTTCCCGGTTGCCATCTCAGGCCAAGGCCTGA
- the tssB gene encoding type VI secretion system contractile sheath small subunit produces the protein MASSQKFIARNRAPRVQIEYDVEVYGAQKKVQIPFVMGVMSDLSGANAGELPSLDERKALEIDVDNFDSRLQSMRPRAQFKVPNTLTGEGELAVDITFESMDDFSPAAIARKVAPLAKLLEARTQLANLDTYMDGKAGAEQLIADAIRDPALLQSLVSAAKPASEPEGA, from the coding sequence ATGGCCAGCAGTCAGAAGTTCATCGCCCGTAACAGGGCGCCACGCGTGCAGATCGAATACGACGTGGAAGTCTACGGCGCGCAGAAGAAGGTGCAGATTCCGTTCGTGATGGGCGTGATGTCGGACCTGTCCGGCGCCAATGCCGGCGAGCTGCCGTCGCTGGACGAGCGCAAGGCGTTGGAGATCGATGTCGACAACTTCGACAGCCGGCTGCAGTCGATGCGCCCGCGTGCGCAATTCAAGGTGCCCAACACGCTCACCGGTGAAGGCGAGCTGGCGGTAGACATCACCTTCGAGAGCATGGACGACTTCTCGCCGGCCGCCATCGCGCGCAAGGTCGCGCCGTTGGCCAAGTTGCTGGAAGCGCGCACGCAACTGGCCAACCTGGACACCTATATGGATGGCAAGGCTGGCGCCGAGCAACTGATCGCCGACGCGATCCGTGACCCGGCCTTGCTGCAGTCGCTGGTGTCGGCGGCCAAGCCCGCTTCCGAGCCGGAAGGAGCCTGA
- a CDS encoding universal stress protein, with translation MYKRILIAIDASELSHRGLFQGLELAKATGAKVDIVTVSEPWAMGMYDTMGWSVGYEASPEYRTEREAAAEKILRPALELAAAANIKATSRHVLDRFAAEGIVQTAEECKSDLIIMTSHGRRGMRRMLLGSQTVEVLTHSSIPVLVIR, from the coding sequence CATCGAGGCCTGTTTCAAGGCCTGGAACTGGCCAAGGCCACCGGCGCCAAGGTCGATATCGTCACCGTGTCCGAGCCGTGGGCGATGGGCATGTACGATACGATGGGCTGGAGCGTCGGCTACGAGGCCAGCCCGGAATACCGCACCGAGCGCGAAGCGGCCGCTGAGAAAATCCTGCGCCCGGCGCTGGAACTGGCGGCAGCCGCCAACATCAAGGCGACCTCGCGACACGTGCTGGACCGTTTCGCGGCCGAAGGCATCGTGCAGACCGCCGAGGAATGCAAAAGCGACCTGATCATCATGACCTCGCATGGCCGCCGCGGCATGCGCCGCATGCTGCTCGGCAGCCAGACGGTGGAAGTGCTCACCCATAGCTCAATCCCGGTGCTGGTGATCCGCTGA
- a CDS encoding type VI secretion system accessory protein TagJ: MDATAHSLLARGEPAQALQQLVQQVRRQPADAMQRVFLFQLLAVLGQWSRAADQLRACAELDSATQPLVLTYLSVLQGEQTRAQVFAGTQLPHVIGEPVEWLALHLQALRLSAQGHGEQANALRAQAFALAPASAGVLDGERFEWLADADARFGPCIELMLDSGYAWAPLQQIQQLRFQAPVDLRDTVWAPVSVLWRNGGQAFAYMPVRYPGSEHLDAGELQLARRTEWTQGAQGEIGLGQRMWSTESRELALLDVRHLQLDLG, translated from the coding sequence ATGGATGCCACCGCACACAGCCTGCTCGCCCGTGGCGAGCCGGCGCAGGCATTGCAGCAGCTGGTACAGCAGGTCCGCCGGCAACCGGCCGATGCCATGCAGCGCGTGTTCCTGTTCCAGCTGCTGGCGGTGCTGGGCCAATGGTCGCGCGCGGCAGATCAGTTGCGTGCCTGCGCTGAGCTGGACAGTGCCACCCAACCGCTGGTGCTCACCTACTTGAGCGTGCTGCAGGGCGAGCAGACGCGCGCACAGGTCTTCGCCGGCACCCAACTGCCGCACGTGATCGGCGAGCCGGTCGAGTGGTTGGCGCTGCATCTGCAGGCGCTGCGTCTGTCTGCGCAAGGCCATGGCGAGCAGGCCAATGCGCTGCGTGCGCAGGCCTTCGCGCTGGCTCCGGCCAGCGCAGGCGTGCTCGATGGCGAGCGTTTCGAATGGTTGGCGGATGCCGATGCGCGTTTCGGGCCGTGTATCGAACTCATGCTCGACAGCGGCTACGCCTGGGCACCGTTGCAGCAGATCCAGCAGCTGCGCTTCCAAGCGCCGGTGGACCTGCGCGATACCGTGTGGGCGCCGGTGAGCGTGCTGTGGCGCAACGGCGGGCAGGCGTTTGCGTACATGCCGGTGCGTTACCCGGGCAGCGAGCACCTGGATGCCGGCGAGCTGCAACTGGCACGCCGCACCGAATGGACGCAAGGCGCGCAAGGCGAGATCGGCCTGGGCCAGCGCATGTGGAGTACCGAATCGCGTGAGCTGGCGTTGCTGGACGTGCGCCACCTGCAGTTGGACCTGGGCTGA
- the tssE gene encoding type VI secretion system baseplate subunit TssE, translated as MAELTTTERLQPSLLDRLTDTVPSQREESREQRVISATRLRECVIRDLSWLLNAVNLDTSRPLGAYPQVQCSVLNFGIPDLAGVAVTGIDAMALQQRIREAILAFEPRLIPDTLRVSVHADATHMDRRSLLFTIESEMWAQPLPLNLYLKTALDLETGRLDVVQGHG; from the coding sequence ATGGCCGAGCTCACCACCACCGAACGCCTGCAGCCTTCGCTGCTGGACCGGCTCACCGACACCGTGCCCAGTCAGCGCGAAGAGAGCCGCGAGCAACGCGTGATCTCGGCCACGCGCCTGCGCGAATGCGTGATCCGCGATCTGTCGTGGTTGTTGAATGCGGTGAACCTGGACACCAGCCGTCCGCTGGGCGCGTATCCGCAGGTGCAGTGTTCGGTGCTGAACTTCGGCATCCCCGACCTGGCCGGCGTGGCCGTCACCGGCATCGATGCGATGGCGCTGCAGCAGCGCATTCGCGAGGCCATCCTGGCCTTCGAACCACGGCTGATTCCCGACACATTGCGGGTGAGCGTGCATGCCGATGCCACGCACATGGACCGGCGCTCGCTGCTGTTCACCATCGAATCGGAGATGTGGGCGCAGCCGCTGCCGTTGAACCTGTATCTGAAGACCGCGCTGGATCTGGAAACCGGCCGGCTCGACGTCGTCCAAGGACATGGCTGA
- the tssF gene encoding type VI secretion system baseplate subunit TssF, translating into MDPRLLPYYSRELQHVRDMGAEFAREYPKIAGRLGLDAFECADPYVERLLEGFAFLAARVQLKLDAQYPVFTQHLLEMVYPHYLAPLPSMAVVQLQPDLKDSGLAAGVTVPRHSALRSLIGAGDRTACEFRTAHAVTLWPLQVAEAKYLDSPAALAAAGIGLPAGRTVRAGIRLRLELVGGAQVQALALDRLPIFLAGADGLPKRLYEQLHADTSAVVVRGNASGGGSVETTLAAHTLRMCGFDDADALIPYDGRSFSGYRLLQEYFACPERLLFAEFTGLRPALRRLHGSSVELVVLLERSVPSLAVTLSAEHIKLFCTPAINLFPRRADRIHLQPGAHEYHVLADRTRPMDFEIHHLGEVEGFGDRQEPEQRFTPFYGGDARSWHARHGAFYTVRREPRVLSARQRRDGARSSYVGSEVFVSLVDANDQTQASSLRQLGLQLWCSNRDLPLHMPVGKGATDFTMDSGLPVRSVRCVAGPTKPRPALSDGQTAWRLLSQLQLNYLSLFEDGPNGAAALREILTLYCDPFDASAQRQIEGVKQVTGTPIVRRIPVPGPITFGRGLEITLTCEDAAFEGTGAFLLASVLRHFFARYVSVNSFTETVLRTTERNEVARWPAQPGTRPRL; encoded by the coding sequence ATGGACCCGCGCCTGCTCCCGTACTACAGCCGTGAATTACAGCACGTGCGCGACATGGGCGCCGAGTTTGCGCGCGAGTATCCCAAGATCGCCGGGCGGCTGGGGCTGGACGCGTTCGAATGCGCCGACCCGTACGTAGAGCGCCTGCTCGAAGGCTTCGCCTTCCTGGCCGCGCGCGTCCAGCTCAAGCTGGACGCGCAGTACCCGGTATTCACCCAGCACTTGCTGGAAATGGTCTACCCACATTACCTGGCGCCGCTGCCGTCGATGGCGGTGGTGCAGCTGCAGCCGGACTTGAAAGACAGTGGCCTGGCCGCCGGGGTGACGGTGCCGCGCCACAGCGCCTTGCGCAGCCTGATCGGCGCGGGCGACCGTACCGCCTGCGAGTTCCGTACGGCGCATGCAGTGACGCTGTGGCCGCTGCAAGTGGCCGAGGCCAAGTACCTGGACTCCCCGGCCGCGCTGGCAGCCGCCGGTATCGGCTTGCCGGCAGGGCGCACCGTGCGTGCAGGCATCCGCTTGCGCCTGGAGCTGGTGGGGGGCGCACAGGTGCAGGCGCTGGCGCTCGATCGCCTGCCGATCTTCCTCGCCGGTGCCGACGGCCTGCCCAAGCGGCTGTACGAACAACTGCATGCCGACACCAGCGCGGTGGTGGTGCGTGGCAACGCTTCCGGCGGAGGCAGCGTGGAGACCACGCTGGCCGCGCACACGCTGCGGATGTGCGGCTTCGATGACGCCGATGCGCTGATTCCCTACGATGGCCGTTCGTTCAGTGGCTATCGGCTGCTGCAGGAATACTTCGCCTGCCCAGAGCGCCTCCTGTTCGCCGAGTTCACCGGACTGCGCCCCGCGCTGCGCCGCCTACACGGCAGCAGTGTCGAGCTGGTAGTGCTGCTGGAGCGCAGCGTGCCCAGCCTGGCGGTAACGCTGAGCGCCGAACACATCAAGTTGTTCTGCACGCCGGCGATCAACCTGTTTCCGCGCCGCGCCGACCGCATCCATCTGCAGCCCGGTGCGCACGAGTACCACGTGCTGGCCGACCGCACCCGGCCGATGGATTTCGAGATTCATCACCTGGGCGAGGTGGAAGGCTTCGGCGACCGCCAGGAGCCGGAGCAGCGCTTTACCCCGTTCTACGGCGGCGACGCACGCAGCTGGCACGCGCGGCATGGCGCGTTCTACACCGTGCGCCGCGAACCGCGCGTGTTGTCGGCCCGGCAACGCCGCGATGGGGCGCGTTCCAGTTACGTGGGCAGCGAGGTGTTCGTCAGCCTGGTCGACGCCAATGACCAGACGCAGGCCAGCAGCCTGCGCCAACTTGGCTTGCAACTGTGGTGCAGCAACCGCGATCTGCCGTTGCATATGCCGGTGGGCAAGGGCGCAACCGACTTCACCATGGACAGCGGCTTACCGGTGCGCAGCGTGCGTTGCGTGGCCGGACCGACCAAGCCGCGTCCGGCGTTGTCCGATGGGCAGACCGCGTGGCGCCTGCTCAGCCAATTGCAGCTTAATTACCTGTCGCTGTTCGAAGATGGCCCCAATGGCGCGGCGGCGCTGCGCGAGATCCTCACGCTGTACTGCGACCCGTTCGATGCGTCCGCGCAGCGGCAGATCGAAGGCGTCAAACAGGTGACCGGTACGCCGATCGTGCGGCGCATTCCGGTACCCGGCCCGATCACCTTCGGCCGCGGCCTGGAGATCACGCTCACCTGCGAGGACGCGGCGTTCGAAGGTACCGGTGCATTTCTGCTGGCCTCGGTCCTGCGGCACTTCTTTGCGCGCTATGTCTCGGTGAACTCCTTCACCGAAACGGTCCTGCGCACCACCGAACGCAACGAGGTGGCCCGATGGCCAGCCCAGCCCGGCACGCGCCCGCGCCTGTGA